A genomic window from Arthrobacter sp. FW305-BF8 includes:
- a CDS encoding aldo/keto reductase has product MEYRYLGRSGLKVSTITLGAMMFGGKGFFAYAGSTGLDEAKRLLDVAFDHGVNLVDTANVYSYGASEEMLGKALKGRRDRTLVATKVRMGMADGPNDGGLSRHHIIAQCEASLRRLGTDHIDLYQVHEWDGQVPLEETLEALDSLVRSGKVRYIGSSNYAGWQLMKALGVSERKGYQPFVSQQIHYTLQAREAEYELLPIAEDAGVGVLVWSPLAGGLLSGKYRRGQPAPEGSRKLAEWNEPPVRDEGALYDIVDELVSIGDSRGISAAQVSLAWLLRRPGMSSLVVGAKTEQQLLDNLAAADVTLTEEECDRLDKVSAPPLIYPYWHHAKSASDRLGPHDIVPNEALRNSRG; this is encoded by the coding sequence ATGGAATACCGCTACTTGGGACGTTCAGGGCTGAAGGTCTCCACCATCACCCTCGGAGCGATGATGTTTGGCGGCAAGGGCTTTTTCGCCTACGCCGGCAGCACCGGCCTGGATGAAGCGAAAAGGCTGCTGGATGTCGCGTTCGATCACGGGGTGAACCTAGTCGATACCGCAAACGTGTACTCTTACGGCGCGTCTGAGGAGATGCTGGGCAAGGCGCTAAAAGGTCGCCGCGACCGGACGCTCGTCGCCACGAAGGTGCGCATGGGTATGGCTGACGGTCCCAACGACGGCGGGCTGTCGCGGCATCACATCATCGCCCAATGCGAGGCCAGCCTGCGACGCCTGGGCACCGACCACATCGACCTGTACCAAGTGCACGAGTGGGATGGACAGGTTCCTCTTGAGGAGACACTCGAAGCACTGGATTCGCTCGTGCGCTCCGGCAAAGTAAGGTACATCGGCAGTTCGAACTATGCCGGTTGGCAGCTGATGAAAGCCCTCGGGGTGTCCGAGCGGAAGGGGTATCAGCCATTCGTCTCGCAGCAAATTCACTACACGCTGCAGGCACGCGAGGCCGAGTACGAACTGCTTCCGATCGCCGAGGACGCCGGCGTCGGCGTGCTGGTCTGGAGCCCACTGGCTGGTGGTCTGCTCTCGGGTAAGTACCGGCGTGGGCAACCGGCACCGGAAGGATCCCGTAAGCTCGCCGAATGGAATGAGCCACCGGTGCGTGACGAGGGCGCGCTGTACGACATTGTGGACGAGCTTGTCTCGATCGGAGACTCACGCGGGATCTCGGCCGCTCAGGTCTCGCTGGCCTGGCTGCTGCGCCGGCCGGGGATGTCGTCGCTGGTTGTGGGTGCCAAGACTGAACAGCAGCTCTTGGACAACCTCGCCGCCGCCGACGTTACACTCACCGAAGAGGAGTGCGACCGCCTGGATAAGGTATCCGCACCACCGCTGATCTACCCTTACTGGCACCACGCCAAGTCCGCTTCAGACCGGCTCGGCCCGCACGACATCGTTCCCAACGAAGCACTGCGCAACAGCCGGGGATAG
- a CDS encoding 2-oxoglutarate dehydrogenase E1 component, with translation MLQNTSTSGSTPPQSGSTPEADSRRVLRGRGAALARNMEASLSVPTASTMRTFEVSGLMEWRERLRDQGFNVPIAAVLATAMARAAQHQVAAVRRRIENDGSDLVLVEEGSVNLGVAVDVETSAGHSIMVPVIQDAANLTFPELVERLGQLSQECRTGTIAVAKLRGASLILTSTGRFGSTTGVPLLPAGPGIIVAAGAIGVPAGLEKLAATHPVDPVLTLSSTYDHRAIQGADSGSFLGAVEKFLRSEEFLAQLEQEILQNEPDPLLDLPASSQSGAVRLAEFNGTASAALARLEPVRARVEGSWLPDGVEVEFAHLSDPEARSWLADLIRHGTPQPASGRRLQALRLATEIDVFETYLQTQFLGQKTLSVQGLESSVLALAEMAGQAAGKGYTETVLGMAHRGRLSIMAHILNWPMERILAEFLPTAHSTPLARSGDVRQHLGGSGTFTDTDGSSLGVMLEQNPSHLEFVSPVALGAARAKQDHLVAQGLTPHEARRKVLPVLLHGDAAFTGQGVVYETFNLQRLEPYNVGGTIHIVQDNRLGFTATPFQLRSTTWPSDVIRGFDVPVIHTDADDVDANLMAATIAFEYRERFGTDIVIHVQGYRRHGHNETDEPRYTQPVYYSDIDEHPPVHEIYASTLTAAGLVTDTYVADTRATAKKHLVGALDKARVFDLDSVVTQEFVSRPDVQDKLGSITASWVSEVLEVSEQSRDDVVIHPKLMRQFDKKRSLRDQNFVVDWGQAELLALKLINQAGVPLRLTGEDVERGTFSHRHIVVHDVQTGDKAERLTFGGAPFLVANTPLTEVATVGFEYGYGRTNTGSLQLWEAQFGDFVNVAQVIFDQFIMAGRDKWGRESRFVALLPHGWEGAGPEHSSARLERFLQLAARDNARILIPTTAAQYFHALVNAAAMDEPRPHIIFTPKSLLRAESAKSGVEDFTAGTFHPVLATGAPSEETRRLVLCSGKVGVEAKERLGEGVRLLRIEQLYPFPHEEVMREVAAAGELEEIVWLQEEPENMGAWSYVLPKLLKMGLGRFRLGYVGRPEAASPAEGYSSEHKAAQERLLATAAQAGAVDFRIG, from the coding sequence ATGCTTCAAAACACCAGTACTTCCGGCTCCACCCCGCCACAGTCCGGATCCACGCCGGAGGCCGACTCCCGCAGGGTTCTACGGGGCAGGGGCGCTGCCCTGGCCCGCAATATGGAGGCCAGTCTCAGCGTCCCAACCGCGTCGACCATGAGGACGTTCGAGGTCTCCGGTCTCATGGAGTGGCGCGAAAGGCTCCGCGACCAGGGGTTCAACGTTCCTATCGCAGCGGTGCTCGCGACCGCTATGGCCCGGGCCGCACAGCATCAGGTTGCTGCGGTGCGTCGCCGCATAGAAAATGACGGTTCGGATCTCGTGCTTGTGGAGGAGGGCAGCGTCAACCTCGGAGTTGCGGTCGACGTCGAAACTTCGGCTGGGCACTCCATCATGGTGCCGGTCATCCAAGACGCAGCCAATCTCACCTTCCCGGAACTGGTTGAGCGTCTTGGCCAGCTCTCGCAGGAGTGCAGGACAGGCACTATCGCCGTTGCCAAGCTGCGCGGGGCGTCCCTCATCCTCACCAGCACGGGCCGTTTTGGCTCCACAACAGGTGTGCCCCTGCTTCCCGCCGGTCCGGGCATCATCGTTGCCGCTGGGGCCATCGGCGTCCCCGCGGGACTCGAAAAGCTGGCCGCCACCCATCCCGTAGACCCCGTTTTGACGTTGTCTTCAACCTATGACCACCGTGCCATTCAGGGAGCAGACTCCGGCAGCTTCTTAGGAGCCGTAGAAAAATTCCTGCGGTCGGAGGAGTTTCTTGCGCAGCTGGAACAGGAAATACTCCAGAATGAGCCTGACCCCCTGCTTGACCTCCCGGCGTCATCGCAGTCCGGCGCCGTACGGTTGGCCGAGTTCAACGGCACAGCCAGTGCAGCCCTCGCCCGGCTGGAGCCCGTACGGGCCCGTGTCGAAGGGTCCTGGCTGCCCGACGGCGTCGAAGTCGAGTTCGCCCACCTGTCCGATCCGGAAGCCCGCAGCTGGCTCGCCGACCTGATCAGGCACGGAACTCCACAGCCCGCCTCGGGCCGCCGCCTGCAGGCGCTGCGGCTTGCAACCGAGATCGACGTCTTCGAAACGTACTTGCAGACCCAGTTCCTCGGGCAGAAAACACTGTCCGTTCAAGGCCTTGAGTCCTCGGTGCTGGCGTTGGCCGAAATGGCCGGACAGGCCGCCGGCAAGGGCTACACAGAAACTGTGCTGGGCATGGCTCACCGCGGCCGGCTCAGCATCATGGCCCACATCCTCAACTGGCCTATGGAACGGATCCTGGCCGAGTTCCTGCCCACCGCGCATTCGACACCGCTCGCGCGTTCCGGGGACGTCCGGCAGCATCTGGGCGGTAGCGGCACGTTCACCGACACAGACGGTTCGTCCCTGGGCGTCATGCTGGAGCAGAACCCCAGCCACCTCGAATTTGTGTCCCCAGTGGCCCTCGGCGCCGCAAGGGCCAAGCAGGACCATCTCGTGGCGCAGGGCCTCACCCCGCATGAGGCGCGCCGTAAAGTGCTCCCCGTCCTGCTGCACGGAGACGCCGCTTTCACAGGTCAAGGCGTGGTATACGAGACCTTCAACCTGCAGCGGCTCGAACCGTACAACGTGGGCGGAACGATCCACATCGTCCAGGACAACCGGCTGGGCTTCACGGCCACTCCCTTCCAACTCCGGTCAACGACCTGGCCCTCCGATGTCATTCGAGGCTTCGACGTACCCGTCATCCACACCGACGCGGACGATGTTGACGCCAATCTCATGGCGGCCACGATCGCCTTTGAGTACCGCGAGCGGTTTGGCACGGACATCGTGATCCACGTCCAGGGCTACCGGCGCCATGGCCACAACGAAACTGACGAGCCCCGCTACACCCAGCCCGTCTACTACAGCGACATCGACGAGCACCCACCTGTGCACGAGATCTATGCGTCCACCCTGACGGCGGCCGGGCTGGTGACGGACACCTACGTCGCTGACACTCGGGCCACTGCCAAAAAACATCTGGTTGGAGCCTTGGACAAAGCCAGGGTCTTTGATCTCGATTCTGTGGTCACGCAGGAATTCGTGTCTCGCCCCGATGTCCAGGACAAGCTGGGATCCATCACCGCATCGTGGGTCTCCGAGGTCCTCGAGGTTTCTGAGCAGTCCCGCGATGACGTCGTCATCCACCCGAAGCTGATGAGACAGTTCGACAAGAAGCGCTCCCTGCGTGACCAGAACTTCGTGGTTGACTGGGGCCAGGCGGAGCTGCTTGCCCTTAAGCTCATCAACCAGGCCGGAGTCCCCTTGCGGCTTACGGGTGAAGATGTGGAGCGCGGTACGTTCAGCCACAGGCACATCGTGGTCCACGATGTGCAAACCGGAGACAAGGCCGAGCGGTTGACGTTTGGCGGCGCGCCCTTCCTTGTGGCGAACACCCCCCTGACCGAAGTGGCCACCGTCGGCTTCGAGTACGGCTACGGCCGGACGAATACCGGTTCCCTCCAGCTGTGGGAGGCGCAGTTCGGTGACTTCGTAAACGTGGCTCAAGTCATCTTCGATCAGTTCATCATGGCCGGGCGCGACAAATGGGGCCGCGAAAGCCGCTTCGTGGCGCTGCTCCCCCACGGCTGGGAAGGTGCCGGGCCCGAGCACTCCTCGGCACGGCTGGAGCGCTTCCTCCAGTTGGCTGCCCGCGACAACGCCCGCATCCTGATTCCCACTACTGCGGCCCAGTACTTCCACGCACTGGTCAACGCCGCCGCGATGGATGAACCCCGCCCGCACATCATCTTTACGCCTAAGTCGTTGCTGAGGGCGGAGTCAGCCAAGTCCGGCGTGGAGGATTTCACTGCGGGCACCTTCCACCCGGTCCTGGCTACGGGGGCGCCCAGTGAGGAGACCCGCCGGCTTGTGCTGTGCTCCGGCAAGGTGGGCGTGGAGGCCAAGGAGCGTCTGGGCGAAGGCGTTCGCCTGCTCCGCATCGAACAGCTGTACCCGTTCCCTCACGAGGAGGTCATGCGAGAAGTGGCCGCCGCGGGTGAATTGGAAGAGATCGTCTGGCTTCAGGAAGAACCCGAGAACATGGGTGCATGGAGCTACGTTCTGCCCAAGCTGCTCAAAATGGGCCTGGGCCGGTTCCGCCTCGGTTACGTAGGCCGGCCGGAGGCAGCATCCCCCGCCGAAGGCTACTCATCCGAGCACAAAGCAGCTCAGGAACGCCTGCTGGCGACGGCGGCCCAGGCGGGCGCCGTCGACTTCCGCATCGGGTAA
- a CDS encoding amidohydrolase family protein: protein MSLVIRGGRVIDPGAGIDEVCDVVIADGKIDRIIPSGASVPNGTHVVEAAGHLVTPGLIDIHTHIYRGGSPIGLDYAEHSLRDGVSLVVDGGSAGAYTVSGLLDSVIDPSLGRALAFVNLSSVGIIHYGLGELRDRQYIDLDSLEQVLTARPDVLLGIKIRLSHGVFAGDVALARAAFRAALDITKRTGTRVMIHVVAPILPLTEVLEALRPGDIVTHAFHGAGQGTIFDTEDNFQSAVAAQQRGVILDIGCGHSGLSFDVLRRAGARGLLPDTISTDLTEQSTDGPVFGLTVTMSKALAAGVPLESVIAGVTSQAAKAIGRYPEYGTLLPGARADVTVLAEVAGAVRYENLSSAGRIDVTEANVRLEPVLGIRDGRPHVLTGTLRLQPPGMPENE from the coding sequence ATGTCTCTGGTCATCCGCGGCGGGCGGGTGATCGATCCTGGGGCCGGCATCGACGAGGTGTGCGATGTGGTCATCGCGGACGGCAAGATTGACCGGATCATTCCGTCCGGCGCCTCGGTACCGAACGGAACCCACGTCGTCGAGGCGGCAGGGCATCTGGTTACGCCGGGCCTGATCGACATCCATACCCACATATACCGGGGTGGTTCCCCGATTGGGTTGGACTACGCAGAACACAGTCTCCGTGACGGAGTGAGTCTGGTCGTTGACGGTGGCTCCGCTGGCGCATACACGGTCAGTGGATTGCTCGATTCTGTGATCGACCCATCTTTGGGTCGGGCGCTGGCGTTCGTGAATCTGTCCTCGGTTGGGATCATCCACTACGGCCTCGGCGAACTGCGCGACCGGCAGTACATTGACCTTGATTCACTCGAACAGGTCCTGACCGCCCGGCCTGACGTGCTGCTCGGCATCAAGATCCGCCTCTCACATGGGGTTTTCGCCGGTGACGTGGCATTGGCGCGAGCGGCCTTTCGGGCTGCGCTGGATATCACTAAGCGCACGGGCACGCGAGTGATGATCCACGTGGTCGCTCCGATCCTGCCTCTGACTGAAGTGCTGGAAGCGTTGCGTCCTGGCGACATCGTTACTCATGCCTTCCACGGGGCCGGCCAGGGCACGATCTTCGACACTGAGGACAATTTCCAGAGCGCGGTGGCCGCCCAGCAACGCGGTGTCATCTTAGATATCGGGTGTGGTCATAGCGGGCTGAGCTTCGACGTGCTTCGCCGCGCCGGTGCGCGCGGGCTGCTGCCCGACACCATCTCCACAGATCTAACCGAGCAGTCTACAGACGGCCCGGTGTTCGGCCTCACGGTGACCATGTCGAAGGCGCTGGCCGCCGGGGTGCCGCTAGAGTCCGTCATCGCCGGGGTCACCAGTCAGGCCGCGAAAGCTATTGGGAGGTACCCCGAGTACGGCACCTTGCTGCCCGGCGCGCGGGCCGATGTGACGGTCCTTGCCGAGGTGGCTGGCGCCGTCCGTTACGAGAATCTTAGTTCCGCGGGGCGGATCGACGTCACGGAGGCGAACGTGCGGCTCGAACCGGTACTCGGTATCCGCGATGGACGGCCACATGTACTCACCGGGACGCTCCGGCTCCAACCTCCGGGCATGCCGGAAAACGAATAG
- a CDS encoding MFS transporter, whose translation MPDTSVVRGRETQGPSSGHRGHWGGVFAMSFGAFALVASEFMPVSLLTPMAADLQVSEGMVGQGIAISGVFAVLTSLSISALAGSMNRKTLLLGLTALMAVSGALVALSPGYLLFMIGRALIGVVIGGFWSMSAATAMRLVPATRLSRALAIFNGGNALATVLAAPLGSYLGAIMGWRGAFFCLVPVAMIVLVWQWISLPSLKVPRRSTAVRDIFTIFSAFKNRSIAWGMAACGAFFMGQFILFTYIRPFLETVTQIDVPGISLVLLVLGVSGFAGTVLIGRFLGPSLYRTLITIPALLALIAGALIPFGAGVAAVVVLLGLWGLLGTSAPVGWWSWIAKAMPRNAEQGGGLMVAVVQTCIAVGSTLGGLLFDSIGYRGTFAASGAVLLLASILALATSRIARQAAAKPAAS comes from the coding sequence ATGCCTGACACTTCCGTCGTCCGTGGACGCGAGACACAGGGACCATCCAGCGGCCACCGCGGGCACTGGGGAGGCGTCTTCGCCATGTCGTTTGGCGCCTTCGCGCTGGTCGCTTCCGAGTTCATGCCTGTCAGCCTGCTCACGCCCATGGCCGCCGATCTCCAGGTCTCCGAAGGGATGGTCGGGCAAGGCATTGCGATCTCCGGCGTGTTCGCCGTACTGACGAGCCTGTCGATCTCCGCACTGGCCGGCAGCATGAACCGCAAGACGCTCCTCCTGGGCCTGACGGCACTGATGGCCGTCTCCGGCGCCCTGGTCGCCCTCTCACCGGGCTATCTGCTATTCATGATCGGCCGGGCACTCATCGGCGTGGTCATAGGCGGCTTCTGGTCCATGTCGGCAGCCACCGCCATGCGGCTGGTGCCGGCCACCCGGCTATCGCGCGCCCTCGCGATCTTCAACGGCGGCAACGCCCTCGCCACCGTGCTGGCAGCACCCCTGGGCAGCTATCTGGGCGCCATCATGGGATGGCGAGGCGCCTTCTTCTGCCTGGTGCCGGTGGCCATGATCGTCCTGGTCTGGCAATGGATCAGCCTGCCTTCCCTGAAGGTTCCCCGGCGTTCGACGGCGGTCCGCGATATCTTCACGATCTTCTCGGCATTTAAGAACCGGTCCATCGCCTGGGGCATGGCGGCCTGCGGCGCCTTCTTCATGGGCCAGTTCATCCTGTTCACCTATATCCGCCCGTTCCTGGAAACCGTGACCCAGATCGACGTGCCCGGGATTTCGCTCGTTCTCCTCGTACTCGGAGTGAGCGGTTTCGCCGGCACCGTCCTGATCGGCCGCTTCCTCGGACCGTCCCTGTACCGGACACTGATCACCATTCCTGCCCTCTTGGCGCTCATCGCGGGGGCCCTCATCCCCTTCGGGGCGGGAGTCGCCGCCGTCGTAGTACTCCTGGGCCTGTGGGGACTGCTGGGGACTTCAGCACCTGTCGGCTGGTGGAGCTGGATCGCCAAGGCCATGCCCCGCAATGCCGAACAGGGCGGCGGTCTGATGGTAGCCGTGGTCCAGACGTGCATCGCCGTCGGTTCCACCCTGGGCGGCCTCCTGTTCGACTCCATCGGCTACCGCGGCACCTTCGCGGCGAGTGGGGCGGTGCTGCTGCTGGCCTCCATCTTGGCCCTTGCGACCTCCCGAATCGCGCGACAGGCGGCGGCCAAGCCGGCCGCTTCCTGA
- a CDS encoding aldehyde dehydrogenase family protein, which produces MPCDPGRDDNGSDRGANATTRDIAARRQARSVPPGWRPASLRVNTYRSFHPLAPFGGMKPSGFGKENGFDSVAMYARQKAVVGISRQNASCLTATK; this is translated from the coding sequence GTGCCTTGTGACCCAGGCCGTGACGACAACGGCAGCGACCGGGGTGCCAACGCAACAACCAGGGACATAGCGGCACGACGCCAGGCGAGGTCTGTCCCCCCGGGCTGGAGGCCAGCGTCATTGCGCGTCAATACCTACCGTTCGTTTCATCCGTTGGCGCCGTTCGGCGGGATGAAACCGAGCGGATTCGGTAAAGAGAATGGTTTTGATTCCGTGGCTATGTATGCGCGGCAGAAGGCTGTTGTTGGGATCTCTCGACAGAATGCGTCCTGCCTTACAGCGACTAAATAG